In Psychrobacter sp. JCM 18902, a single window of DNA contains:
- the folK gene encoding 2-amino-4-hydroxy-6-hydroxymethyldihydropteridine diphosphokinase — protein MSNITNDAGNANWVTCYVGLGSNLSNDLGSPVEHLQQAIAAMQEHKQIRAVRVSSFYASAPMGPQDQPDFVNAVAEFETILPPFELLAYCQQLEKEAKRARIRRWGERSLDVDILLYGEAQITEPQLTVPHAGLFERNFVLLPLRELAPALIIASKSIDDYPPSKDWTGLKLL, from the coding sequence ATGTCTAATATTACTAATGATGCGGGCAACGCGAATTGGGTAACCTGCTACGTAGGTTTGGGTAGCAATTTGTCTAACGACTTGGGTTCACCAGTAGAACATTTGCAGCAGGCAATCGCAGCGATGCAAGAGCATAAGCAAATACGTGCGGTTCGTGTTTCTTCGTTTTATGCTTCAGCGCCTATGGGACCGCAAGATCAGCCTGATTTTGTTAATGCCGTCGCTGAGTTTGAGACGATATTGCCGCCTTTTGAGTTGCTTGCTTACTGTCAACAGTTAGAAAAAGAGGCTAAGCGTGCACGAATACGGCGTTGGGGTGAGCGTAGTTTGGATGTCGATATTTTGTTATACGGTGAGGCGCAAATCACTGAGCCACAATTAACCGTACCGCACGCTGGATTGTTTGAGCGTAATTTTGTCTTATTACCACTGCGAGAGTTAGCTCCAGCGCTTATCATTGCTAGCAAGTCGATAGATGACTATCCGCCTAGCAAAGATTGGACAGGCTTAAAATTACTGTAG
- the panB gene encoding 3-methyl-2-oxobutanoate hydroxymethyltransferase: MTTLSTLKKFKKDGTKFTCLTCYDSMFARMMEKAEIDTILIGDSLGMVVQGHDSTLPVTVNDMAYHTANIARSNKHALILADLPFMSYVTLPEAVANSRQLMQAGAHVIKIEGGSELCDLITTLAQAGTPTCVHLGLTPQSVNVFGGYKIQGRGDEAADKLLADAKAVVAAGAALLVLECVPAELAKVVTEAVAVPVIGIGAGADTDGQVLVMHDMLGMTHGRVPRFIHDFLTDKRNSAHSIEGAFALYQQSVRKGSFPTEQHQFS; the protein is encoded by the coding sequence ATGACGACGTTATCTACTTTAAAAAAATTCAAAAAAGACGGCACCAAGTTCACTTGCTTAACGTGCTATGACTCGATGTTTGCACGAATGATGGAAAAAGCAGAGATTGATACCATTTTAATCGGTGACAGTTTGGGCATGGTGGTGCAGGGTCATGACTCAACGTTACCCGTGACTGTCAATGACATGGCTTACCATACGGCCAATATTGCCCGTAGCAATAAACACGCGCTGATTTTGGCTGACTTGCCGTTTATGAGCTATGTAACCCTGCCAGAAGCGGTTGCCAATAGTCGCCAGCTGATGCAGGCGGGCGCGCATGTGATTAAGATTGAAGGCGGTAGTGAGCTTTGCGATTTAATCACGACTTTGGCGCAAGCAGGGACGCCTACTTGTGTGCATTTAGGATTAACACCGCAATCAGTCAATGTGTTTGGTGGTTATAAAATCCAAGGTCGTGGTGACGAAGCGGCTGATAAATTGCTTGCTGATGCGAAAGCAGTCGTTGCGGCAGGTGCTGCGCTGCTAGTGTTGGAGTGCGTACCTGCTGAGCTTGCAAAAGTAGTGACGGAAGCCGTCGCAGTACCAGTTATTGGGATTGGTGCTGGTGCAGATACGGATGGTCAAGTGTTGGTCATGCATGACATGCTAGGTATGACGCACGGCCGTGTCCCGCGCTTTATTCATGACTTTTTGACCGATAAGCGTAATAGCGCGCACAGTATCGAAGGCGCATTTGCCCTTTACCAGCAGTCAGTACGTAAAGGCAGTTTTCCAACCGAGCAGCACCAGTTTAGCTAA
- the pgi gene encoding glucose-6-phosphate isomerase, with amino-acid sequence MSDTKDNNKYSSARNSKYWQQLQELAAQPWSLDKLFTQDTERTSRFSTQVGALYMDYSKQCIDEQVLASLLQLAESCELPTRIDALMQGAMVNTSEERAALHTALRLPESAKLDVDGQNVVADVHDSLSQVARLSERVRSGTWRGFSGKAITDVVNIGVGGSDLGPLMATTALDEWADTDIEVHFVSNMDGTQLDNLLKHLNPETTLFIISSKSFGTVDTLSNAKTALSWLLATAKLRAGTEDSVLRRHFIGISANSEKMSAWGIHSEHQLQLWEWVGGRFSLWSAIGLAIAIRIGMAGFKALLAGAHSMDQHFAQADFAENVPVLLGLLAVWNSTFLQVNAHTVLPYDGRLSYLPSYLTQLEMESNGKSVTQHGDHIDYDTCPILWGEIGSNAQHAFYQLLHQGTQQVSCDFIACVRRYSGQSQNAPLQQQHELSLANCLAQSRVLAFGNAAIQESEVQVASAADKYKYYRGNQPSTTLLIDELTPHSLGALIALYEHKVYVMASIWDINPFDQWGVEMGKQMAESVHQAMQQASESQFDSSTNQLLKHIQQLS; translated from the coding sequence ATGAGCGATACGAAAGATAATAACAAGTATAGTAGTGCTCGAAATTCTAAGTACTGGCAGCAATTGCAAGAATTAGCGGCACAGCCATGGTCGCTGGATAAACTATTTACGCAAGATACTGAGCGCACGAGTCGTTTTAGCACTCAAGTTGGTGCACTATATATGGACTATAGCAAGCAATGTATTGATGAACAGGTACTGGCAAGTCTTTTGCAGCTAGCAGAAAGCTGTGAATTGCCCACAAGGATTGATGCACTTATGCAAGGTGCGATGGTCAATACTAGCGAGGAGCGTGCTGCCTTGCATACAGCACTACGATTGCCAGAGTCTGCCAAACTAGACGTTGATGGGCAAAATGTCGTCGCTGATGTGCATGATAGTCTGTCTCAAGTAGCACGTTTATCTGAACGTGTCCGTAGTGGTACATGGCGCGGATTTTCTGGTAAAGCCATCACGGATGTGGTCAATATTGGTGTTGGTGGCTCTGACCTTGGGCCGCTTATGGCGACGACCGCGCTAGATGAGTGGGCAGATACCGACATTGAAGTACATTTCGTCTCTAATATGGACGGTACTCAGCTTGATAATTTGCTCAAGCACCTCAATCCTGAGACCACCTTGTTTATTATTTCGTCCAAATCATTTGGTACGGTTGATACGTTATCTAATGCTAAAACAGCATTGTCATGGCTGCTTGCCACTGCCAAGCTGCGTGCAGGTACTGAAGACAGTGTGCTACGCCGCCACTTTATTGGTATATCTGCTAATAGCGAAAAAATGAGTGCTTGGGGTATTCATTCTGAGCATCAGCTACAGCTTTGGGAATGGGTTGGTGGGCGTTTTTCTTTATGGTCGGCGATAGGACTGGCGATTGCTATTCGTATTGGTATGGCTGGGTTTAAAGCGTTATTAGCTGGTGCGCATAGTATGGATCAGCACTTTGCTCAGGCTGATTTTGCAGAAAACGTGCCCGTATTATTGGGGCTACTGGCTGTTTGGAACAGTACCTTTTTACAGGTGAATGCCCATACAGTATTGCCCTATGATGGTCGTCTCAGCTATTTACCAAGCTACTTAACCCAGCTTGAGATGGAGAGTAATGGTAAATCGGTCACCCAGCACGGTGATCATATTGATTATGATACCTGTCCGATTCTGTGGGGCGAGATTGGCTCTAACGCGCAGCATGCCTTTTATCAGTTGCTACATCAAGGCACACAGCAAGTGTCTTGTGACTTTATTGCTTGTGTGCGCCGCTATAGTGGTCAATCGCAAAACGCGCCATTACAGCAGCAGCATGAACTGTCTTTAGCCAATTGTCTAGCACAGAGCCGAGTGCTGGCTTTTGGTAATGCCGCAATCCAAGAGTCTGAGGTTCAAGTAGCTTCTGCCGCTGATAAATACAAATATTACCGTGGCAATCAGCCGTCAACGACATTGCTAATCGATGAGCTGACGCCGCACAGTTTGGGAGCGCTGATTGCGCTTTATGAGCATAAAGTCTATGTCATGGCCAGCATTTGGGATATTAACCCGTTTGATCAATGGGGCGTCGAGATGGGTAAGCAAATGGCGGAGTCTGTACATCAAGCCATGCAGCAAGCAAGTGAGAGTCAGTTTGACAGCTCCACTAACCAGCTGTTAAAACATATTCAGCAGTTGTCTTGA
- a CDS encoding ComEA family DNA-binding protein translates to MLNSVQAAPCFDNPQRAYEYLLAQESAKIQVRDQAIININRASEGALVSLNGIGSSKAQAIILYREMFGDFKTVDELAKVKGIGAKTVEKNRGRLRVQD, encoded by the coding sequence ATGTTGAACAGTGTTCAAGCTGCGCCTTGTTTTGATAATCCTCAAAGGGCTTATGAATATCTATTGGCGCAAGAAAGTGCCAAAATACAGGTACGTGACCAAGCCATCATTAATATCAATCGTGCTAGTGAAGGCGCGCTCGTTTCATTAAACGGTATCGGCAGCAGCAAAGCCCAAGCAATTATTTTATATCGTGAGATGTTTGGTGATTTTAAGACAGTGGATGAGTTAGCAAAGGTCAAAGGTATCGGTGCAAAAACGGTTGAGAAAAATCGAGGACGTTTACGCGTACAAGATTAA
- a CDS encoding UDP-glucose/GDP-mannose dehydrogenase family protein, which yields MSAVSINDNTPKYTHESKPQSTASKQVCVLIGHSIEAITSAVVLASLGHRVHLYADIELLTQQIQQYGFEHHLQALWQMYEQQQVIISTALPASADTLIQYYETTNFSDSRHINESNEIDDQSTVALYWLFLDSIKPAWAEASWITAFNHSHQQSLPVIISGTEKLGVVSALAQNLQRAWVYYVPFVFLQDGEVYSSMLSPSLWLLGEKTANSSQHLEVLKPLMQHARAAHHADIATIEFTRSSIMAMLATRVSFMNEMSRLADSQQVDIKQVSRIMGLDERVGSSYLQAGWGFGGNTLPTELAKLQQSSQTHSLDMPLLQSVMHINEDQKELIFRKFWQYFDGFIDNKTVMIWGGSYKSGSGRTAGSAIHPLLTLLWSYNIRTLVYSDKAQDELAMLYQQQSLLKLINNPYQQLSAAQAIFIISWSPQDQLDIAKLNQHAMPVFDAQNALTRLQINSLVGDYMGIGRSK from the coding sequence ATGAGCGCTGTTTCTATAAATGACAATACACCTAAATATACGCATGAATCTAAACCACAAAGCACTGCAAGCAAGCAAGTTTGTGTGCTTATTGGTCATAGTATTGAGGCCATTACTAGCGCCGTGGTGCTGGCAAGTCTCGGTCATCGCGTGCATCTTTATGCAGATATTGAGCTATTGACGCAGCAAATACAGCAATACGGCTTTGAGCATCATTTGCAAGCACTGTGGCAAATGTATGAGCAGCAGCAGGTTATTATCAGTACAGCATTACCAGCTAGCGCTGACACGTTAATACAATATTATGAAACGACAAATTTTAGTGACAGTCGTCACATTAATGAGAGCAATGAGATTGACGACCAAAGCACCGTTGCGCTTTATTGGTTGTTTTTAGACAGTATCAAGCCAGCATGGGCAGAAGCCAGCTGGATTACCGCCTTCAACCACAGCCATCAGCAATCGTTACCCGTGATTATAAGTGGCACTGAGAAACTAGGGGTTGTCTCAGCACTGGCGCAAAATTTGCAGCGCGCGTGGGTCTATTATGTGCCGTTTGTATTCTTGCAAGACGGTGAGGTTTATAGCTCAATGCTAAGTCCTTCACTATGGTTACTTGGTGAAAAAACAGCCAACAGTAGCCAGCATCTAGAAGTATTAAAGCCGTTAATGCAGCATGCGCGTGCCGCTCATCACGCTGATATCGCAACGATAGAGTTTACCCGTAGCAGTATCATGGCGATGCTGGCGACGCGAGTGAGTTTTATGAATGAGATGTCACGCTTGGCGGACAGTCAACAGGTTGATATCAAACAAGTTAGCCGTATCATGGGGCTAGATGAACGCGTTGGTAGCAGCTATCTACAAGCAGGCTGGGGCTTTGGTGGTAACACACTACCCACTGAACTGGCTAAGTTACAGCAGTCCAGCCAAACGCACAGTTTAGATATGCCGCTATTACAGTCAGTCATGCACATCAACGAAGACCAAAAAGAGCTGATATTCCGCAAATTCTGGCAATATTTTGATGGCTTTATTGACAATAAAACGGTGATGATTTGGGGCGGTAGTTATAAATCAGGTTCAGGACGTACCGCAGGCTCAGCCATACATCCATTACTAACGTTATTATGGTCTTATAATATTCGTACTTTAGTGTATAGCGATAAAGCACAAGATGAACTTGCCATGCTTTATCAGCAGCAATCATTACTGAAATTGATTAATAATCCTTATCAGCAGCTAAGTGCCGCACAGGCGATTTTTATCATTAGTTGGTCGCCACAAGATCAACTAGATATTGCCAAGCTTAATCAACACGCGATGCCAGTATTTGATGCACAAAATGCTCTGACTCGATTACAAATAAATAGCTTAGTAGGCGATTATATGGGTATTGGTCGGTCTAAATAG
- a CDS encoding UTP--glucose-1-phosphate uridylyltransferase, translating into MNKITHAVIPVAGFGTRMLPLSKSVPKELLPLGNRPAIHYVVEEAIAAGIKHIVLVGHAQKSAIENYFDINAELDNQLRHKGKDELADSLNWLPDDVTVSMIRQGKALGLGHAVLAARPIIGEHDFAVLLPDVVLDPFTGDMAADNLAFMIDAFAEDNHSQILVDNVADEDVHKYGIAKLSDTSNIDNQIDINASFKVAGFIEKPNLADAPSKLAVVGRYVFSNHIFDYLANTKASVGGEIQLTDAIDALISEYGVNVTTMRGDSYDAGDMRSYMQAFIYFAEQQLANEE; encoded by the coding sequence ATGAACAAAATCACCCACGCCGTTATCCCTGTTGCTGGCTTTGGCACCCGTATGCTACCGCTATCTAAATCCGTGCCAAAAGAACTGTTACCACTTGGCAATCGGCCTGCTATTCATTATGTGGTTGAAGAGGCGATTGCTGCTGGTATTAAGCATATTGTCTTGGTTGGTCATGCACAAAAGAGCGCGATTGAAAACTACTTCGATATCAATGCCGAGCTGGACAATCAGCTGCGTCACAAAGGTAAAGATGAGCTAGCCGATAGCTTAAACTGGCTGCCAGATGACGTGACCGTATCGATGATACGTCAAGGCAAGGCGTTAGGCTTAGGTCATGCGGTACTCGCGGCTCGCCCCATTATTGGTGAGCATGATTTTGCCGTATTGCTTCCAGATGTGGTACTCGATCCTTTTACGGGCGACATGGCTGCTGATAACTTAGCCTTTATGATTGATGCTTTTGCTGAAGACAACCATTCACAGATATTGGTGGATAACGTTGCTGATGAAGATGTGCATAAATATGGTATTGCTAAGCTGAGTGATACCAGCAATATTGATAATCAAATAGACATAAATGCCAGCTTTAAAGTCGCGGGATTTATAGAAAAGCCCAACTTAGCCGATGCTCCTTCTAAGTTAGCAGTCGTTGGTCGCTATGTGTTTAGCAATCATATCTTTGATTATTTGGCCAATACCAAAGCCTCGGTCGGTGGTGAAATTCAGCTGACCGATGCTATTGATGCACTGATTAGTGAATACGGCGTGAATGTCACGACCATGCGCGGCGACAGCTATGATGCAGGCGATATGCGCTCCTATATGCAAGCATTTATCTATTTTGCCGAGCAGCAATTAGCAAATGAAGAGTAA
- a CDS encoding phosphomannomutase CpsG (capsular polysaccharide biosynthesis protein; catalyzes the formation of D-mannose 6-phosphate from alpha-D-mannose 1-phosphate), protein MSTSATIRYQPETAFNPIIIDSFKAYDIRGELGVNLNEAIAYRIGRAFAQILFQRYGAAVEAHDNDMVNLKPAIVIGSDIRHSSEQLKQATIAGIIDAGVDVIDLGMSGTEEVYFATSYYQALGGIEVTASHNPINYNGLKLVKEHSKPISADDGLAEIQALAESGKFITKNRSGTLQLLTDKSAYINHVMTFIDTDKLKSLKLVINSGNGSAGPVVDLLIEKLAQAGAPIEVIKLHHTPNGSFPNGIPNPMIEANRVATQQAVLENKADLGIAFDGDFDRCFLFDEHGEFIDGSYIVGMLAQAFLNKYPNESIVYDPRVIYNTEAVIKEHNGKAVISKSGHSFIKQVMRDSGAVYGGEMSAHHYFRDFFYCDSGMIPWLLTIELLSVTGKTLSELVTGYIQAYPSSGELNFRLTTNGAPTIISAIEEKFSSENPTKSTLDGLSLNFREWRFNLRASNTEPLIRLNIESRGNEDLLKVKIQEIQQWLASQGAVPA, encoded by the coding sequence ATGTCTACGTCTGCGACCATTCGTTATCAGCCAGAAACTGCATTTAATCCCATTATTATTGATTCATTTAAAGCTTATGATATTCGCGGCGAGCTTGGGGTAAATCTAAACGAAGCCATTGCTTACCGTATTGGTCGTGCTTTTGCACAGATTTTATTTCAGCGTTATGGTGCGGCGGTTGAGGCTCATGACAATGATATGGTAAATCTAAAACCTGCCATCGTTATTGGTAGTGACATTCGCCATTCAAGCGAGCAATTAAAACAAGCGACCATCGCTGGTATTATAGATGCTGGTGTCGATGTGATTGACTTGGGCATGAGCGGTACAGAAGAGGTCTATTTTGCCACCAGTTATTATCAGGCCTTGGGTGGTATTGAGGTCACAGCCAGTCATAACCCTATTAACTATAACGGCTTAAAATTGGTTAAGGAACATTCAAAGCCGATCAGTGCTGATGATGGTTTGGCAGAGATTCAAGCATTGGCAGAGTCTGGGAAATTTATCACTAAAAACCGATCAGGAACGTTGCAATTATTAACTGATAAAAGCGCTTATATCAATCATGTCATGACTTTTATTGATACCGATAAGCTCAAATCGCTTAAATTAGTGATTAACTCAGGCAATGGCAGTGCGGGACCCGTAGTTGACTTGTTGATTGAAAAGCTTGCACAAGCTGGTGCGCCAATTGAAGTGATTAAACTGCATCATACACCAAATGGTAGCTTCCCCAATGGCATCCCCAACCCTATGATTGAAGCCAATCGAGTGGCGACTCAGCAAGCTGTTTTGGAAAATAAAGCCGACCTTGGCATTGCCTTTGATGGCGACTTTGACCGCTGCTTTTTATTCGATGAACATGGTGAATTTATTGATGGCAGTTACATCGTCGGCATGCTTGCCCAAGCATTTTTGAATAAGTACCCAAATGAGTCAATCGTCTACGATCCACGGGTCATTTACAATACTGAAGCCGTGATTAAAGAACATAACGGTAAGGCTGTCATCAGTAAATCTGGACATTCATTTATTAAGCAAGTCATGCGTGACTCTGGCGCGGTTTATGGCGGCGAGATGTCTGCCCACCACTATTTCCGTGACTTTTTCTATTGCGATAGCGGCATGATTCCATGGCTGCTCACCATTGAGCTGTTGTCTGTCACTGGTAAGACTTTATCAGAATTGGTTACTGGCTATATTCAAGCCTATCCAAGTTCAGGCGAGCTTAATTTTCGACTCACAACAAATGGTGCGCCAACTATTATTAGCGCTATTGAGGAAAAATTTAGCAGCGAAAATCCCACCAAATCGACGCTCGATGGCTTAAGTCTTAACTTCAGAGAGTGGCGTTTTAACTTGCGCGCATCGAATACCGAGCCACTAATCAGGCTTAATATCGAAAGTCGTGGTAACGAAGATTTGCTCAAAGTCAAAATACAAGAGATTCAGCAATGGCTTGCTAGCCAAGGTGCTGTACCAGCGTAA
- the mazG gene encoding nucleoside triphosphate pyrophosphohydrolase has protein sequence MNTLDNKIVAPTPAQGTPTASGELDDLLALMARLRFDCPWDKKQTNHSLIPYAIEEAYELGEAVQSDDDEDIKGELGDVLLQVVFHCQMYAEQGRFDMSDVITTLQEKLIRRHPHVFEAETLEDDTAVKARWNEIKAEEQQAREARGKPKRRLDNTKAGSALMQAQDVQKQASKLGFDWEGVSGAFDKLDEEIAELKAELIDKSKDVAEYNTSKANISDIEKELGDCMFALVNVARKLNLDAEAATLTCVHKFKSRFGYIEEQLAAAGKRLEDSDINEMDALWEAAKQHERSS, from the coding sequence ATGAATACTCTCGACAATAAAATAGTAGCGCCTACACCAGCACAAGGAACGCCAACTGCTAGTGGTGAATTAGACGATTTATTGGCGTTGATGGCACGGCTACGTTTTGATTGTCCGTGGGATAAAAAACAGACCAATCACAGCCTAATTCCTTATGCGATCGAAGAGGCTTATGAGCTGGGCGAAGCGGTACAAAGCGATGACGATGAAGATATCAAAGGCGAGCTAGGCGATGTGCTGCTGCAAGTGGTGTTTCATTGTCAAATGTATGCTGAGCAAGGTCGCTTTGATATGAGTGACGTTATTACTACTTTACAAGAAAAGCTCATTCGTCGTCATCCGCATGTGTTTGAGGCTGAAACCCTTGAAGATGACACGGCGGTAAAAGCTCGTTGGAATGAGATTAAAGCAGAGGAGCAGCAAGCGCGCGAGGCACGAGGCAAACCAAAACGTCGTTTAGACAATACCAAAGCGGGCAGTGCGCTCATGCAAGCGCAAGATGTACAAAAACAGGCGTCAAAGTTAGGGTTTGACTGGGAAGGCGTTAGCGGTGCTTTTGATAAGCTAGATGAAGAGATTGCCGAGTTAAAGGCTGAATTGATAGATAAATCAAAAGATGTTGCTGAATATAACACAAGCAAAGCCAATATTAGCGATATTGAAAAAGAGCTGGGTGATTGTATGTTTGCGCTGGTCAATGTGGCGCGCAAACTCAATCTTGATGCAGAAGCAGCCACCTTAACGTGTGTGCATAAATTCAAATCACGTTTTGGTTATATTGAAGAACAGTTAGCTGCGGCTGGCAAGCGTTTAGAGGATAGTGATATTAACGAGATGGATGCGTTATGGGAAGCGGCGAAACAACATGAACGATCGTCATGA
- the pcnB gene encoding polynucleotide adenylyltransferase PcnB → MAERAAKQLELNKSELPNSITEVIATLNRAGFDAYIVGGGVRDTLLGLRPKDFDAVTDAKPHEIKDVFGKRCRIIGRRFQLAHVYSGRELIEVATFRGPPINDANTNQDGMILRDNVWGDIKQDFSRRDFSINALYYQPLKGVVHDFCGALDDIDNKIIRLLGHAPVRIEEDPVRLLRALRFKAKLGFEFDDELADQFHDGNWALLEQISPHRLYDETQKMFTGGYLVPLLPLLFESGAIDSLIIYPPSEPSALVNQVAINTDKRIAAGKSINPAFFYAALLWENYLHQLAKAKKRNMPFAEAQMHAAGKVIDRQRIKTAIPKFAEQFIRDIWILQPRLAAPRSKQIVQLSEHPRFRAGFDFLLLREQCGDAEHPLSESTNGMGDWWQTYQTLSEREQQQAIDDFDENIRRGAYKKGQQAQRSRGRNHQNSESNSIDHSISHQKNTKHSKANDTAEQGRNDKNMVNDPSNIPARRRRAVSQSASVKQSGGNNNKHYESQQVSQDSHELAQLRQLSLANSSNQAANKRHHSKPAPLFVIEHEKVVPPLQKQLSNGDKPDSRQGAAQKKPAHKSVLTEKALKNQDVSSDANSYSKADSKPDRSNQAQQPKATQSKVTPSSVARSVARSPALVSMNNEPIPHKRRRRQPSVESINLASNTEMQVTTNNDVKAAAKYAKKAPKPAAQPTDKTEIPAKKPAKTTEAKSAKTSQAANGNVGMSSVNDNKGPIPSKRRRRQPSTDNV, encoded by the coding sequence ATGGCCGAGCGTGCCGCCAAGCAGTTAGAACTGAATAAATCTGAATTACCCAATTCCATTACTGAAGTGATTGCCACCTTAAACCGAGCTGGGTTTGATGCCTATATCGTCGGTGGCGGCGTGCGTGATACCTTATTGGGTTTACGTCCAAAAGACTTTGACGCTGTCACTGATGCCAAGCCGCATGAGATCAAAGACGTCTTTGGCAAGCGCTGCCGCATTATCGGTCGCCGCTTTCAGTTGGCGCACGTGTATTCAGGCCGTGAGTTGATTGAGGTTGCTACCTTCCGTGGTCCACCAATCAATGATGCTAATACCAATCAAGACGGTATGATCCTGCGTGATAATGTTTGGGGTGATATCAAACAAGACTTCTCTCGTCGCGATTTCTCTATTAATGCGCTTTATTATCAACCACTTAAAGGTGTGGTTCATGATTTTTGCGGTGCGCTTGACGACATTGATAATAAAATCATTCGACTGCTCGGCCATGCGCCCGTGCGTATCGAAGAAGATCCAGTCCGTTTGTTGCGTGCTTTACGTTTCAAAGCCAAGCTCGGTTTTGAGTTTGATGACGAGTTAGCCGATCAGTTTCATGATGGCAACTGGGCATTGCTTGAGCAAATATCACCGCATCGTCTCTATGATGAAACCCAGAAAATGTTTACCGGTGGTTATCTGGTGCCATTATTGCCGCTATTGTTTGAGTCAGGGGCGATTGATAGCTTAATTATCTATCCACCATCTGAGCCGAGTGCACTGGTCAATCAAGTCGCTATTAATACCGACAAACGTATTGCTGCTGGCAAAAGCATCAATCCGGCGTTCTTTTATGCCGCGCTATTATGGGAAAACTATCTGCATCAGTTGGCAAAAGCCAAGAAGCGCAATATGCCGTTTGCTGAAGCGCAAATGCACGCCGCTGGTAAAGTGATTGATCGTCAACGTATCAAGACCGCGATTCCTAAATTTGCAGAGCAGTTTATCCGTGATATCTGGATACTGCAGCCAAGACTTGCAGCCCCGCGTAGCAAACAAATCGTCCAACTCTCTGAGCATCCACGTTTTCGCGCAGGTTTTGACTTTTTATTATTGCGTGAGCAATGCGGTGATGCTGAGCATCCGTTATCAGAGTCGACCAATGGTATGGGCGATTGGTGGCAGACCTATCAGACATTGTCTGAACGAGAGCAGCAGCAAGCCATTGATGATTTTGATGAAAATATTCGTCGCGGTGCCTATAAAAAAGGCCAACAAGCGCAGCGTAGCCGTGGGCGTAATCATCAAAATTCAGAGTCAAATAGCATCGATCACTCAATATCTCATCAAAAAAATACCAAGCACAGCAAAGCCAATGATACTGCTGAGCAGGGTAGGAATGATAAGAATATGGTAAATGACCCGTCAAATATTCCAGCACGTCGTCGCCGCGCTGTCAGTCAATCAGCCTCTGTTAAGCAATCTGGTGGCAATAACAACAAGCACTATGAATCGCAGCAAGTAAGTCAAGACAGCCATGAGCTTGCTCAGTTACGACAGCTATCCCTTGCCAATAGCAGTAACCAAGCGGCAAATAAACGCCATCATTCCAAGCCTGCACCACTTTTTGTAATTGAGCACGAAAAAGTCGTGCCGCCATTGCAGAAGCAGCTATCAAATGGTGATAAACCTGATAGTCGTCAAGGGGCGGCGCAGAAAAAACCTGCCCATAAGAGTGTATTAACTGAGAAAGCGCTAAAAAATCAGGATGTCAGTTCTGATGCTAACTCTTATAGTAAGGCTGACAGTAAGCCTGATCGCTCAAATCAAGCTCAGCAGCCAAAAGCAACACAGTCAAAGGTTACGCCTTCATCTGTGGCTCGTTCGGTAGCAAGATCGCCTGCGCTCGTCAGTATGAATAACGAGCCGATACCTCATAAGCGTCGCCGTCGTCAGCCGAGTGTAGAGAGTATAAATCTTGCTAGTAACACAGAGATGCAAGTAACGACTAACAACGATGTTAAAGCTGCAGCAAAGTATGCAAAAAAAGCACCTAAGCCAGCAGCCCAGCCTACTGATAAAACAGAGATTCCGGCTAAAAAACCAGCCAAAACGACAGAAGCAAAGTCTGCTAAAACCAGCCAAGCTGCTAACGGCAATGTTGGTATGAGTAGTGTAAATGACAATAAAGGCCCTATCCCATCGAAACGTCGCCGTCGCCAACCTAGTACTGACAATGTCTAA